CAACATTCTATGTACTTGCAGTATATTTTGGAGCAGTAAGCATAAGAAAGACAAGACATGCAGTAGCAGCAGGACTTTTAGCTGATTTAGCAGGGTTACTGACAGCAGTATGGATTTGTAATGTAATGTTCAGATAAAATTTTGAGGTGATAGTGTGTTAGGAAAGAAATTAAAAAAAGGAGATACATTAGGTATCATAGCACCAGCAAGCTTTGCTTCTATGGAGAAAGTGGAAAGTGCAAAAAATAATCTTGAAAAAATGGGATTTAAAGTTATTCTTGGGGAAAGCACTAAAAGTAGATGGTATTCATATGCTGGTCCAGAAGAGGTAAGGGCGAAAGATATAAATAATTTTTTCGCTGATTCAAGTGTAGATGGAATAATTTGCATGAGAGGTGGATATGGGTGTAATAGACTTGTAGAAATGGTAGATTATTCTATCATTGAAAAAAATCCTAAGATTTTTATAGGATACAGTGATATAACAACTTTACATATGGCTATTTTTCAAAAAACAGGGCTTGTAACATTTCATGGACCTATGGCTGTAAGCAACTTCTCTGGTGAATACAATAAAGATACATATAAAAGTTTTGAAGAAGTGCTAATGAATGATAATAATGAATTATTATTAAAAAATTTCTCAAAAGAACTAGGAGTTCTTTGTGAAGGAATAGGAGAAGGGGAGATAGTAGGGGGAAATCTAGCTACTTTAATAGCAAGTCTTGGAACAGATTATGATGTGGACTATACTGGAAAAATACTTTTTCTAGAAGAAGTAGGAGAAAAAACATATAAGATAGATAGAATG
Above is a window of Fusobacterium varium DNA encoding:
- a CDS encoding Murein tetrapeptide carboxypeptidase; its protein translation is MLGKKLKKGDTLGIIAPASFASMEKVESAKNNLEKMGFKVILGESTKSRWYSYAGPEEVRAKDINNFFADSSVDGIICMRGGYGCNRLVEMVDYSIIEKNPKIFIGYSDITTLHMAIFQKTGLVTFHGPMAVSNFSGEYNKDTYKSFEEVLMNDNNELLLKNFSKELGVLCEGIGEGEIVGGNLATLIASLGTDYDVDYTGKILFLEEVGEKTYKIDRMLNQLKKFKVFEKINGIILGDFKNCPADSENDMSLMEVFEDYLSKLKIPVVYDFESGHSEPMITLPLGAKAQINTVLKEIKILEKVVR